The following are from one region of the Fusarium verticillioides 7600 chromosome 1, whole genome shotgun sequence genome:
- a CDS encoding pre-mRNA-splicing factor clf-1 produces MESSRGPPRVKNKAAAPVQISAEQLLREAVDRQEVGVQAPTQRFADLEELHEFQGRKRKEFEDYVRRNRLNLNNWLRYAQWELEQKEFARARSVFERALDAHPNNVQLWIRYIESEMKARNINHARNLLDRAVTRLPRVDKLWYKYVYMEEMLGNIPGTRQVFDRWMQWQPDEAAWSSYIKLEKRYGEFERAREIFRTFTMIHPEPRNWIKWAKFEEEFGTSDQVREVFGEAVEALGDDFVDEKLFIAYARFEAKLKEYERARAIYKYALDRLPRSRSMILHKAYTTFEKQFGDKDGVEDVVLSKRRVYYEELIKENPKNYDAWFDYAKLEETSQDSDRIRDIYERAVAQVPPTMEKRHWRRYIYLWIFYAIWEEMEGQDVERTRQIYNTCLGLIPHKRFTFAKIWLMAAHFEIRQGELTAARKLLGRAIGMCPKDKIFNGYVDLERKLFEFVRCRTLYEKHIEYNPANCQTWIKFAELERGLDDLDRTRAIFELAVQQQQLDMPELLWKAYIDFEEEEGEYERTRDLYERLLEKTDHVKVWISYAHFEINIPEDEEEEGDEEQPVSEEAKERARKVFKRAHRSMRDRDLKEECVSLLNAWLSFERTHGSAEDVEAVQKQMPRKTKRRRKLDDDSWEEYIDYVFPADDKQAADVSNLLAMAQSWKQQAGGGLGA; encoded by the coding sequence ATGGAGTCGTCTAGAGGGCCACCGAGGgtgaagaacaaggccgCCGCGCCTGTTCAAATCAGTGCCGAACAGCTTTTAAGAGAAGCTGTCGACCGGCAAGAAGTCGGAGTGCAGGCCCCCACTCAACGATTTGCTGATTTGGAAGAGCTTCACGAGTTTCAAGGacggaagagaaaagagttCGAGGACTATGTGCGACGCAATcgactcaacctcaacaactgGTTGAGATATGCTCAGTGGGAGTTGGAGCAGAAGGAATTTGCCCGCGCCCGGTCCGTCTTTGAGCGCGCACTCGACGCACATCCCAATAATGTTCAGCTATGGATTCGGTACATCGAGTCGGAGATGAAGGCGAGGAACATCAACCACGCGCGTAATCTCCTGGATCGTGCCGTCACTCGCTTGCCGCGCGTTGACAAGCTCTGGTATAAATATGTCTACATGGAGGAGATGTTGGGCAACATTCCTGGAACTCGACAAGTATTTGATCGATGGATGCAATGGCAGCCAGATGAAGCGGCATGGAGCTCGTATATaaagcttgagaagcgatATGGCGAATTCGAGCGAGCAAGAGAAATCTTTCGGACCTTTACCATGATTCACCCCGAGCCCCGGAATTGGATCAAGTGggccaagtttgaggaggagtttgGTACCAGCGACCAAGTGCGGGAAGTCTTTGGGGAGGCCGTGGAGGCATTGGGAGATGACTTCGTCGACGAGAAATTGTTTATTGCATATGCTCGTTtcgaggccaagctcaaagagtATGAGCGCGCTCGTGCGATATACAAGTATGCCCTGGACCGACtaccaagatcgaggtcgaTGATTTTGCACAAGGCATACACAACATTCGAGAAACAATTTGGCGACAAGGACGGagtggaagatgttgtgcTGTCCAAGAGGAGGGTATATTACGAGGAGCTTATCAAAGAGAACCCCAAGAACTACGACGCCTGGTTCGACTACGCAAAGCTCGAAGAGACTTCACAGGACTCTGACAGAATTCGAGATATATACGAGAGGGCTGTTGCTCAGGttccaccaacaatggaAAAGCGGCACTGGAGGCGATACATCTATCTCTGGATCTTCTACGCTATAtgggaagagatggagggacAGGATGTTGAAAGGACACGGCAGATTTACAACACGTGCTTGGGTCTGATCCCACACAAGAGGTTCACGTTTGCTAAAATCTGGCTCATGGCGGCGCATTTCGAAATCAGACAGGGTGAACTTACCGCAGCGCGAAAGCTTCTTGGACGCGCGATTGGCATGTGCCCAAAggacaagatcttcaacgGTTacgttgaccttgaacgaAAACTATTCGAGTTCGTGCGGTGTCGCACTCTGTATGAGAAGCACATCGAATATAACCCAGCAAATTGTCAGACATGGATCAAGTTTGCCGAACTTGAGCGGGGtctggatgatctggacCGTACACGCGCCatctttgagcttgctgtccagcaacaacagcttGACATGCCTGAGCTCCTATGGAAGGCGTACATCGAttttgaggaggaagaaggtgaATACGAGCGGACGCGAGACCTTTACGAGCGCCTACTTGAAAAGACGGACCACGTTAAGGTATGGATCAGTTACGCGCActttgagatcaacatccccgaagatgaagaggaggagggtgatGAGGAACAGCCAGTCAGcgaagaggccaaggagcGAGCACGCAAGGTATTCAAGCGAGCACACAGGAGCATGCGAGACCGAGATCTCAAGGAAGAGTGCGTTTCGTTACTCAACGCCTGGTTATCTTTCGAGCGTACACACGGCTCAGCGGAGGATGTGGAGGCTGTGCAGAAACAAATGCCACGCAAGACGAAGCGCCGAAGAAAGCTGGACGACGACTCGTGGGAGGAATACATCGACTATGTCTTCCCTGCTGATGATAAGCAGGCCGCTGACGTGTCCAATCTTCTGGCCATGGCGCAGAGCTGGAAACAACAGGCGGGTGGAGGTCTTGGCGCATGA